A window of the Gossypium arboreum isolate Shixiya-1 chromosome 2, ASM2569848v2, whole genome shotgun sequence genome harbors these coding sequences:
- the LOC108467074 gene encoding uncharacterized protein LOC108467074 → MDDLVLHKLAISGPALSSMIQRLSTSPIDVDGLLFGHVTFIAPSTLSDDSAQSSSDSQLVATMSGFLCFPSLLSFYDSLGRVDSSRLSPTHLNHKPLIGWFSSRRKTPLRPSMREFSVTRSLSSTPNLSLPIQNADFNSLFAPSIFLLFTTPLHDQCIQTNQYRAFQFRSSKPSFNPLSIDIVNIGPAFRGHYGSFSPNSTLPSLNCNLRNLTAMNEDRNEESVTGTKETEKDQALLDTCAEGMQVGRLSLLIGPGATNYTAGLEDLYEKMLSKIESLARLVETSSAKVLEQENLNRKLRYKVARSTGVE, encoded by the exons ATGGACGATCTGGTGTTGCACAAGCTAGCAATATCAGGCCCCGCTCTCTCCTCCATGATCCAACGCCTCTCAACCTCCCCTATAGACGTCGACGGTCTCCTCTTCGGCCACGTCACTTTCATCGCCCCTTCCACTCTCTCCGACGATTCCGCCCAATCTTCCTCCGATTCCCAACTCGTTGCCACCATGTCCGGCTTCCTCTGCTTCCCTTCTCTTCTCTCCTTCTACGACTCACTCGGCCGGGTCGACTCCTCCCGACTCTCTCCTACTCACCTCAACCACAAACCCCTCATCGGCTGGTTCTCCTCTCGCCGGAAAACTCCCCTCCGTCCTTCAATGCGTGAGTTCTCCGTCACTCGTTCTCTTTCCTCCACCCCAAATCTCTCTCTCCCTATCCAAAACGCCGATTTCAATTCCCTTTTCGCTCCTTCGATTTTCCTCCTCTTCACCACTCCTCTTCATGACCAATGCATTCAAACCAACCAGTATCGGGCTTTCCAATTCCGATCATCGAAACCCAGTTTTAATCCGCTGTCAATTGATATAGTCAACATTGGGCCTGCGTTTAGAGGACATTACGGGTCGTTTAGCCCCAACTCTACGCTACCCTCTTTGAACTGCAATTTAAGGAACTTAACGGCGATGAATGAAGATAGAAACGAGGAGAGTGTAACTGGAACGAAAGAAACAGAAAAGGATCAAGCTTTGCTGGATACTTGCGCCGAGGGAATGCAAGTTGGGAGATTGAGCCTGTTGATAGGACCGGGAGCCACTAACTACACGGCTGGATTAGAGGATTTATATGAGAAAATGCTTTCCAAAATCGAAAGCTTGGCTAGGCTCGTTGAAACCAGCTCAGCTAAGGTTCTTGAACAG GAAAACCTGAATAGGAAGTTAAGGTACAAAGTTGCCAGGTCTACTGGGGTCGAATGA
- the LOC108467075 gene encoding PRA1 family protein B4, which produces MSTAVPPVIPVSSVQSVESQPPVASPAFLSFVSRLNESLRNGLSQRRPWAELVDRSAFSKPESFSDALVRVRKNYSYFRVNYLSVIGLILAFSLLSHPFSLLLLLGLLCSWIFLYLFRPADQPLVLFGRAFSDRETLGFLIIFSVFVVFLTTVGSLLISALMVGVGLVCAHGAFRAPEDLFLDEQEQVSTGFLSFLGGAATNAAVAAAPAVAARV; this is translated from the coding sequence ATGTCCACCGCAGTTCCACCCGTTATCCCTGTCTCCTCCGTGCAATCCGTCGAATCCCAACCGCCCGTTGCCAGCCCCGCCTTTCTCTCTTTCGTTTCCCGTCTCAATGAATCCCTTCGCAACGGCCTCTCCCAGCGCCGTCCTTGGGCTGAGCTCGTTGACCGTTCCGCCTTCTCCAAGCCCGAGTCATTCTCTGATGCTCTCGTTCGCGTTCGCAAGAACTACTCGTATTTCCGAGTCAATTACCTGTCGGTGATCGGTCTCATCCTTGCTTTTTCCCTTCTTTCCCATCCGTTTTCCCTTCTCCTTCTCCTCGGACTCCTCTGCTCCTGGATCTTCCTCTACCTCTTCCGCCCTGCCGATCAGCCTCTCGTTCTATTTGGCCGTGCATTCTCCGATCGCGAGACCCTCGGCTTTCTCATCATCTTCAGCGTCTTCGTTGTCTTTCTCACTACCGTTGGATCTCTTCTTATTTCTGCTCTCATGGTTGGAGTCGGACTCGTCTGTGCCCACGGCGCCTTTAGGGCCCCTGAGGATCTCTTCTTGGAcgaacaagaacaagtatccaccgGTTTCTTGTCCTTTCTAGGTGGTGCTGCCACCAATGCCGCCGTTGCCGCTGCCCCTGCTGTTGCCGCTCGTGTCTGA
- the LOC108462181 gene encoding uncharacterized protein LOC108462181, whose protein sequence is MPCLNLSTNVNLDGVDTSAILSEATSSVAKLIGKPEAYVMIVLKGSVPMSFGGTEQPAAYGELVSIGGLNPDMNKKLSAAIAAILETKLQVPKSRFFLKFYDTKGSNFGWNGSTF, encoded by the exons ATGCCTTGCCTAAACCTTTCAACCAACGTCAATCTCGACGGCGTCGACACCTCCGCCATCCTTTCTGAAGCCACCTCTTCCGTCGCTAAACTCATCGGCAAACCTGAGGCC TATGTGATGATTGTGTTGAAGGGTTCAGTACCCATGTCATTTGGTGGTACTGAGCAGCCAGCTGCCTATGGAGAACTGGTATCAATTGGGGGCCTTAATCCAGATATGAACAAGAAACTGAGTGCTGCAATTGCTGCAATTCTTGAAACCAAGCTACAAGTGCCTAAGTCACGGTTCTTCCTCAAATTCTATGACACCAAG GGTTCCAACTTTGGATGGAACGGATCCACCTTCTGA